The Streptomyces rimosus genomic interval GACGCGGACCAGCTCCGCGCGATGGTGCGCGAGGCGCGCGGCGCGATGTACGAGCCGGCCCACATCGAGTTCGTCGAGCAGCTGCCGCTGACGGACGCCGGCAAGCCGGACAAGAAGCAGCTGCGCGCGCAGGCGACCCGTACGGCCGCCTGACGCCACGGAGCACGCCCGGACCGGCCCGCTGCCTCACCAAGGCGCGGGCCGGTCCGTCGTACGCGGCGGACCGGCCCGGACGGGCCGGACCGCCACCCGGAGCAGCGCGCCATGCGGGCCCGCCCCACCCCGCCTACGCTCGGTACGGTCACCGTCACCAAGGGCTGTCCGGCCGGGCCGCCCGTCCACGAGCACAGGCACGGAGGCTCGCCCATGCCGGAGCTGTTCATCGGGGGTCAGTGGACCGCCGCGGCCGACGGGGAGGTGCGCGAGATCCGCTGCCCGGCGGACGGCACACCGGTCGCCACCGTCGACGAGGCGGGCGCCGCGGACGCGGCCGCCGCCGTCACCGCGGCCCGCGCGGCGTTCGACGACGGGCCGTGGCCGCGCACCCCGGCCGCGGAGCGCGGACGGCTGCTGCTGCGCGTCGCCGACCTGCTGGAGCGCGACAAGGACACGTACGCGCGGGCCGAGTCCCTGGACACCGGCAAGCGGTTCGTGGAGAGCCGGTACGACATGGACGACATCGCGAACTGCTTCCGCTACTTCGGCGATCTCGTGGCCTCCGGCAACGACGGGCGGGTGGTGGACACCGGACAGCCCGAGGTCGACAGCCGGGTGGTGTACGAGCCGGTCGGCGTCTGCTCGCTGATCACCCCGTGGAACTACCCGCTGCTGCAGACCGCCTGGAAGGTGGCCCCGGCCGTCGGCGCGGGCGACACGTTCGTCCTCAAGCCCAGCGAACTGACCCCGCACACCGCGATCCTGCTGATGCGGACGCTGACCGAGGCGGGGCTGCCGGACGGGGTGGCCAACCTGGTGCTCGGCGCCGGCGGCGCGGTCGGCGCGCCGCTGACCACCGACGAGCGGGTGGACCTGGTGTCCTTCACGGGCGGGCTGGCCACCGGGCGGCGCATCATGGCCGCCGCCGCGCCCACCGTGAAGAAGATCGCGCTGGAGCTGGGCGGCAAGAACCCCAACCTGGTCTTCGCCGACACCGACTTCGACACCGCCGTCGACTACGCGCTGATGGCGGTGTTCCTGCACTCCGGGCAGGTCTGCTCGGCGGGCGCGCGGCTGCTGGTGGACGACGAGCTGCACGACGACTTCGTGGACGAGATCGTGCGCCGGGCGCGGGCCATCCGGCTGGGCGGGCCGTTCGACGAGGACGCGCGCAGCGGGCCGCTGATCTCCGCCGAGCACCGCGACAAGGTGGAGAAGTACGTGGCGGCGGGGCTGGCCGAGGGCGCGGTGCTGCGCTGCGGCGGCGAGCGCCCGGACGACCCCCGGCTGCGGGACGGCTTCTTCTATCTGCCGACCGTGCTGGACGAGTGCTCCCCCGGTATGTCCGTCATCCGTGACGAATCGTTCGGCCCGGTGCTGACCGTGGAGCGGTTCCGTACCGAGGAGGAGGCGGTGGCGCTCGCCAACGACACCGTCTACGGGCTGGCGGCGGGCGTATGGACGCAGAGCGTGGAGCGTTCGCACCGGGTGGCCGCCCGGCTGCGGGCCGGCACCGTGTGGATCAACGACTTCCACCCGTACGTACCGCAGGCCGAGTGGGGCGGCATGAAGCAGTCCGGCGTCGGACGGGAGCTGGGCCCGGCCGGGCTGGCGGAGTACCAGGAGGCCAAGCACATCTGGCGCAACACCGCGCCCCGGCCGCAGCGGTGGTTCGAGTGAGC includes:
- a CDS encoding aldehyde dehydrogenase family protein, which produces MPELFIGGQWTAAADGEVREIRCPADGTPVATVDEAGAADAAAAVTAARAAFDDGPWPRTPAAERGRLLLRVADLLERDKDTYARAESLDTGKRFVESRYDMDDIANCFRYFGDLVASGNDGRVVDTGQPEVDSRVVYEPVGVCSLITPWNYPLLQTAWKVAPAVGAGDTFVLKPSELTPHTAILLMRTLTEAGLPDGVANLVLGAGGAVGAPLTTDERVDLVSFTGGLATGRRIMAAAAPTVKKIALELGGKNPNLVFADTDFDTAVDYALMAVFLHSGQVCSAGARLLVDDELHDDFVDEIVRRARAIRLGGPFDEDARSGPLISAEHRDKVEKYVAAGLAEGAVLRCGGERPDDPRLRDGFFYLPTVLDECSPGMSVIRDESFGPVLTVERFRTEEEAVALANDTVYGLAAGVWTQSVERSHRVAARLRAGTVWINDFHPYVPQAEWGGMKQSGVGRELGPAGLAEYQEAKHIWRNTAPRPQRWFE